One Oryzomonas sagensis DNA segment encodes these proteins:
- a CDS encoding cache domain-containing protein — MKFLRTSIRFKLTVGTMVPLVAAIAVCWVIGSSIIITRFISEAQQTVESNLSSANEIFLGEMARLSDIIRLAGLSPELSAALRDNRNLSAVIPLQSILRNDRLSFLTLVDRYGFVRYRAANPGSTGDALRSEKILADAAKGIVCSGIFLLRPEQVVRENPQLPSLMNIPLKPTPHARIYTKQVENRGLFLIAAAPVIAADGTVAGVIYGGMLLNGENRLVDRITRVIFQPRESAGQPVGSATIFLDDVRIATSVMDGRGERAIGSMMSAEVYSAVSRGEKWNGKAFVVDRWNFTAYEPLRDYRGSVVGALYVGMSEQPYAELRSQINTIFSGVLAFVTLFGVPLSAWLGSNMARPIKALEEGARRIAAGEQQSDITVDSHDEIASLAGEFNIMKRRLKEREREILSLNHTLEEKVTERTTQLEEKNEQLLLAQKELAQAERLAAIGLLASGVAHEINNPLAIIRGNVELLEMNSAAGDHGPEELDTIMRQVARIERIVKNLRAFSRGSAKQLSRFSLAEVLEDILDQVGHQVLLDPYTVTRHYRGKKIMIEADEDQLRQVFTNLIVNGLQAMEGGGTLFVDIGADPEAGLCRVAVADTGPGLSEEQVEKLFTPFYTTKPHGTGLGLAVSYGIVRDHGGEIEVLSEPGQGTIFSVILPLRQAPEEQGTQG, encoded by the coding sequence ATGAAATTCCTGCGGACCTCCATACGCTTCAAGCTGACGGTTGGCACCATGGTGCCGCTGGTGGCGGCCATTGCCGTCTGTTGGGTCATCGGTTCCTCGATCATCATCACGCGCTTCATCAGCGAGGCGCAACAGACGGTGGAGAGCAATCTCAGCTCGGCTAACGAGATCTTTCTGGGGGAGATGGCGCGTCTGAGCGACATCATCCGCTTGGCCGGCCTCTCCCCGGAATTGTCGGCCGCCCTGCGCGACAACAGAAACCTGTCGGCCGTTATCCCCCTTCAGTCCATACTCAGGAACGATCGCCTCAGTTTCCTGACCCTGGTGGACCGTTACGGCTTTGTCCGCTACCGGGCCGCCAACCCCGGCAGTACGGGCGATGCGCTGCGATCGGAGAAAATCCTCGCCGATGCCGCCAAGGGGATCGTCTGCAGCGGCATCTTCCTGTTGCGGCCCGAGCAGGTCGTCCGTGAAAATCCCCAGTTGCCTTCGCTGATGAATATCCCCCTCAAACCTACCCCCCATGCCCGGATCTACACGAAACAGGTCGAAAACCGCGGGTTGTTCCTGATTGCCGCTGCCCCGGTCATCGCGGCCGACGGCACCGTTGCCGGCGTGATCTACGGCGGCATGTTGCTGAATGGCGAAAACAGGCTCGTTGACCGCATCACGCGGGTCATTTTCCAACCGCGGGAAAGTGCCGGCCAGCCGGTGGGCAGCGCGACGATATTCCTGGATGATGTGCGCATCGCCACCAGCGTGATGGACGGGCGGGGCGAGCGGGCCATCGGCAGCATGATGTCAGCCGAGGTGTATAGCGCCGTCAGCCGGGGGGAAAAATGGAACGGCAAGGCATTCGTCGTGGACAGATGGAACTTTACCGCCTACGAACCGCTCAGGGATTACCGGGGAAGCGTGGTCGGCGCGCTCTATGTGGGAATGTCGGAGCAGCCCTATGCTGAGTTGCGCTCCCAGATCAACACCATCTTCTCCGGGGTCCTGGCCTTCGTCACTCTGTTCGGTGTCCCGCTTTCGGCCTGGCTCGGCTCCAACATGGCCCGGCCGATCAAGGCGCTGGAAGAGGGGGCCCGGAGGATCGCCGCCGGTGAACAGCAGTCCGACATCACCGTGGACAGCCATGACGAGATCGCCTCGCTGGCCGGCGAGTTCAACATCATGAAGCGTCGCCTGAAGGAACGGGAGCGGGAGATTCTGTCCCTCAACCATACCCTGGAAGAAAAGGTGACGGAACGCACCACCCAGCTCGAGGAAAAGAACGAGCAACTGCTGCTTGCCCAAAAGGAGTTGGCCCAGGCCGAACGGTTGGCGGCCATCGGTCTTCTGGCCTCCGGCGTGGCCCACGAGATCAATAATCCCCTGGCCATCATCCGGGGCAATGTGGAGCTTTTGGAGATGAACAGCGCTGCCGGCGATCACGGCCCCGAGGAGCTGGATACCATCATGCGCCAGGTGGCACGGATCGAGCGGATCGTCAAAAATCTTCGGGCCTTCTCGCGCGGCAGCGCCAAGCAGCTCAGCCGGTTTTCCCTCGCGGAGGTGCTGGAGGATATCCTGGACCAGGTGGGACATCAGGTGTTGCTCGATCCCTATACCGTCACCCGGCATTATCGCGGCAAGAAGATCATGATCGAGGCGGACGAAGACCAGTTGCGGCAGGTCTTCACCAACCTGATCGTCAACGGCCTGCAGGCCATGGAGGGAGGCGGGACGCTCTTCGTGGACATCGGAGCCGACCCGGAGGCCGGGTTGTGCCGGGTAGCGGTCGCGGATACCGGACCGGGCCTCAGCGAAGAGCAGGTGGAGAAACTGTTCACCCCCTTCTATACCACCAAGCCCCATGGGACCGGCCTGGGGCTGGCGGTATCCTACGGCATCGTCAGGGACCACGGGGGCGAGATCGAGGTGTTGAGCGAGCCGGGCCAGGGCACGATCTTCAGCGTCATCCTGCCGCTCCGGCAGGCCCCTGAAGAGCAGGGGACGCAGGGATGA
- a CDS encoding HyaD/HybD family hydrogenase maturation endopeptidase: MKTLIFGAGNLLLSDEGFGVHFIEYLQKHYVFPDDVTLYDGGTLGIMVCHMLEEADQVFLVDVIEATGEPGDIYRYEKEDFMLGKLPIKMSPHQIGIQEVLALSEIRDRCPEKVTLFGIIPASYEAGAELSPLLAGKLPGLAELVVAEITASGSPVEKC, encoded by the coding sequence ATGAAAACACTTATCTTCGGCGCCGGCAACCTGCTCCTCTCCGATGAAGGCTTTGGGGTCCACTTTATTGAGTACCTGCAGAAACACTACGTTTTCCCCGACGACGTCACCCTGTACGACGGCGGAACGCTCGGCATCATGGTCTGCCACATGCTGGAGGAAGCCGACCAGGTCTTTCTGGTGGACGTCATCGAGGCCACGGGCGAGCCGGGAGATATCTACCGCTACGAGAAGGAGGACTTCATGCTGGGCAAACTGCCCATCAAGATGTCGCCCCACCAGATCGGCATCCAGGAGGTGCTGGCGCTCTCCGAGATCCGTGATCGCTGTCCCGAGAAGGTAACCCTGTTCGGCATCATCCCTGCCTCCTACGAAGCGGGTGCCGAATTGTCGCCCCTGTTGGCCGGGAAGCTTCCGGGACTGGCCGAACTGGTTGTTGCCGAGATTACGGCCTCAGGGAGCCCCGTTGAAAAGTGCTGA
- a CDS encoding sigma-54-dependent transcriptional regulator produces the protein MPTVFVCDDEADILRYLDKLLSANGYQVETFLRGNELLKRVKASDAAECDVILQDVRMPDMDGLQVLKHLRSERPDVPVVIMTAHGTIDDAVQAIKLGAYDYITKPFPKEKLLTVLDRLLDHHRLANENLMLRKELQRGTGRSETMVFRSACFREVYDLTLQVASSDANILILGESGTGKELIASTIHANSPRAGKPYISLNCAALSDTLLESQLFGHVRGAFTGAVINQKGLVEEADGGTLFLDEIGDVSPTVQAKLLRVIQEKDFIAVGSTRPRKVDVRFVAATNKDLVNEVRDGRFREDLYYRLNVITVNLPSLRERREDIEPLARHFLDIYTAKMKKEVHDFEDEALAMLMDYDWPGNVRELENVMERAVILARSNIITAALLPIGRRRETAAAPHGAAPLVALDEVERQHIKAVLKRTGFHKSRTAEILGISRKTLDRKIVEFGLSAGRAE, from the coding sequence ATGCCAACTGTGTTTGTATGTGATGATGAAGCGGATATTCTCCGCTATCTTGATAAGCTCCTGAGTGCGAACGGCTATCAGGTCGAGACCTTTTTGCGCGGCAACGAGCTTCTGAAGCGGGTAAAGGCGTCGGATGCCGCGGAGTGCGATGTGATCCTCCAGGATGTGCGCATGCCCGACATGGACGGCCTCCAGGTTCTCAAACATCTCCGTAGCGAACGCCCGGACGTGCCGGTGGTCATCATGACGGCCCACGGCACGATCGACGATGCGGTCCAGGCCATCAAGCTGGGGGCCTACGACTATATCACCAAACCGTTTCCCAAAGAGAAGCTGCTGACGGTGCTGGACCGACTGCTCGACCATCACCGGCTGGCCAACGAAAATCTCATGTTGCGCAAGGAGTTGCAGCGGGGGACGGGCCGTTCCGAAACAATGGTTTTCAGGAGCGCCTGTTTTCGCGAGGTGTACGACCTGACCCTTCAGGTCGCCTCCAGCGATGCCAATATCCTGATCCTGGGGGAATCGGGCACCGGCAAGGAGCTGATCGCCAGCACCATCCACGCCAACAGTCCGCGTGCCGGCAAGCCGTATATCTCCCTCAACTGCGCCGCCCTCTCGGATACCCTGCTGGAAAGCCAGCTCTTCGGGCATGTGCGCGGTGCCTTTACCGGCGCCGTGATCAATCAGAAGGGGCTGGTGGAGGAGGCGGACGGCGGGACGCTTTTTTTGGACGAGATCGGCGATGTCAGCCCGACGGTGCAGGCCAAGTTGCTGCGGGTCATCCAGGAAAAGGACTTCATCGCCGTCGGCTCGACCCGGCCCCGCAAGGTGGACGTACGTTTTGTCGCCGCCACCAACAAGGACCTGGTCAATGAGGTTCGGGACGGCCGTTTCCGCGAGGATCTCTATTACCGCCTGAACGTCATAACCGTGAATCTCCCCTCCCTGCGCGAGCGGCGCGAGGACATCGAACCGCTGGCGCGCCACTTCCTGGATATCTATACCGCCAAGATGAAGAAAGAGGTGCACGATTTCGAGGATGAAGCCCTGGCGATGCTGATGGACTACGATTGGCCCGGCAATGTGCGCGAGTTGGAGAACGTCATGGAGCGCGCCGTGATCCTGGCCCGTTCCAACATCATCACCGCCGCCCTGCTCCCCATCGGGAGGCGCCGCGAGACCGCGGCCGCCCCCCATGGGGCGGCCCCCCTGGTGGCGCTGGATGAGGTGGAGCGGCAACATATCAAGGCGGTGTTGAAGCGCACCGGCTTCCACAAGAGCCGCACGGCCGAGATCCTCGGCATCTCGCGCAAGACGCTGGACCGCAAGATCGTCGAATTCGGCCTCAGTGCCGGCCGGGCCGAGTAA
- a CDS encoding nickel-dependent hydrogenase large subunit: MARITLDPITRIEGHLRIDAEVNGGVVTNAWSSAQMWRGIETILKDRPPQDAWIYAQRFCGVCTTVHAISSIRSVEHALKVDVPLNAQYIRNIIMAQHSVQDHIVHFYHLSALDWVDVVSALKADPKKTAQLAQSISNWPGNSETEFKAVQQKLKSFVETGRLGIFASGYWGHPAMKLPPEANLMAVAHYLKALDYQRKAAQAIAILGGKNPHIQNLCVGGVATAINMENLATLNMEKIASLKTLMTETRDFVQQVYYPDMVAIASIYKDWFKYGRGVVNYLAVPEMPEDTKNTKFALPGAIINGGDIKKARIVTNHQDLDLIANIKENVSHAWYEGNGTLHPWDGETKPNYTDFQDNGKYTWCKAPRLDGKPVQVGPPAQLFAAYAGGNEKVRKLVDASCAKIGVGVNDLHSTMGRLGARAIRAHLMADYSLEYLDKLVENVGKGDKVYANPTEIPKGEYKGVGFHEAPRGTLSHWIVIENRKIKNYQAVVPSTWNASPRDDKGALGPYEASLVGNPVAQADKPLEVLRTIHSFDPCIACAVHTIDPEGKEITNVKVM, encoded by the coding sequence ATGGCCCGCATTACCCTTGACCCGATCACCCGTATCGAAGGTCACCTGAGAATTGATGCAGAAGTAAACGGTGGCGTCGTCACCAATGCCTGGTCGTCCGCCCAGATGTGGCGCGGCATCGAAACCATCCTGAAAGACCGCCCTCCCCAGGATGCCTGGATCTACGCCCAGCGTTTCTGCGGCGTGTGCACCACGGTCCACGCCATCTCCTCGATCCGTTCCGTGGAACACGCCCTCAAGGTCGATGTCCCGCTGAACGCCCAGTACATCCGAAACATCATCATGGCCCAGCATTCGGTGCAGGACCATATCGTCCACTTCTACCACCTGTCCGCCCTGGACTGGGTGGATGTGGTCTCGGCCCTCAAGGCCGACCCCAAGAAGACCGCCCAACTGGCCCAGTCCATCTCCAACTGGCCGGGCAACAGTGAAACCGAATTCAAGGCCGTCCAGCAGAAGTTGAAATCCTTCGTGGAAACCGGACGCCTCGGCATCTTCGCCTCCGGCTACTGGGGCCACCCGGCCATGAAACTGCCGCCCGAGGCCAACCTCATGGCGGTTGCCCATTACCTCAAGGCCCTGGATTATCAGCGCAAAGCCGCCCAGGCCATCGCCATTCTGGGGGGCAAGAACCCCCACATCCAGAACCTGTGCGTCGGCGGTGTCGCTACCGCCATCAACATGGAAAACCTGGCCACCCTCAACATGGAGAAGATCGCCTCACTGAAGACCCTCATGACGGAGACCCGCGACTTTGTCCAGCAGGTCTACTATCCGGACATGGTGGCCATCGCCTCCATCTACAAGGATTGGTTCAAATACGGCCGCGGCGTGGTCAACTACCTGGCCGTGCCGGAGATGCCCGAGGACACCAAGAACACCAAGTTCGCCCTGCCGGGCGCCATCATCAACGGCGGCGACATCAAGAAGGCACGCATCGTCACCAACCACCAGGACCTGGACCTGATCGCCAACATCAAGGAAAACGTGTCCCACGCCTGGTACGAAGGAAACGGCACCCTGCATCCATGGGACGGCGAGACCAAACCGAACTACACCGACTTCCAGGACAACGGCAAATACACGTGGTGCAAGGCTCCCCGCCTGGACGGCAAACCGGTTCAGGTCGGTCCGCCGGCACAGCTGTTTGCCGCCTATGCCGGCGGCAACGAAAAGGTCCGGAAACTGGTGGACGCAAGCTGCGCCAAGATCGGCGTCGGCGTGAACGACCTGCACTCCACCATGGGCCGTCTCGGCGCCCGCGCCATCCGTGCCCATCTGATGGCCGACTACTCTCTGGAGTATCTGGACAAGCTGGTGGAAAACGTGGGCAAAGGCGACAAGGTCTACGCCAATCCCACCGAGATCCCCAAAGGCGAGTACAAGGGCGTCGGTTTCCACGAAGCGCCGCGCGGCACCCTGTCTCACTGGATCGTGATCGAAAACCGCAAGATCAAGAACTACCAGGCCGTCGTTCCCTCGACCTGGAACGCCTCGCCGCGTGACGACAAAGGTGCGCTCGGCCCGTATGAGGCCTCGTTGGTCGGCAACCCCGTGGCGCAGGCCGACAAACCGTTGGAAGTGCTGCGGACCATCCACTCCTTCGACCCTTGTATCGCCTGTGCGGTGCATACCATCGATCCGGAAGGGAAAGAGATCACGAACGTCAAGGTGATGTAG
- a CDS encoding ABC transporter permease: MFERLKAMLIKEFIQVLRDPRTRFVIFVFPVFQVVVFGYAVNTDVRNSRTAVLDRDNSRESRAIVERFQRSGYFDITERVTDERRIRYLLDRGQVRAVLVFDHGFEGRLKKEGAAPLALILDGSDANSAGIVLGYASSIIGAYNAEELALRLARSGVAARPEGVTLRSRAWFNPNLESRVYFVPAVIAMLVMVVTMLLSSMAVVREKEIGTIEQVVVTPITKGEFILGKTVPFILMGYANVIIVAFVAVRWFDIPIRGSLGLLAFSTGLFLMSSLGAGLLISTVSSTQQQAMMTAFFVIFPCMLLSGFSFPIDNMPVAVQYITLINPLRYYMIILRSIFLKGVGIVVLWRELAALTAIGVVVLMVAVGRFRKTVG, encoded by the coding sequence ATGTTCGAACGGCTGAAGGCCATGCTCATAAAGGAGTTCATCCAGGTGCTGCGGGACCCGCGCACCCGGTTCGTGATCTTCGTCTTTCCGGTGTTCCAGGTGGTGGTCTTCGGCTATGCGGTCAACACCGACGTGCGCAACAGCCGCACCGCGGTGCTGGATCGGGACAACAGCCGCGAGAGCCGGGCGATCGTGGAGCGTTTCCAACGCTCCGGGTACTTCGACATCACCGAGCGGGTCACGGACGAGCGCCGTATCCGCTATCTGCTGGATCGGGGCCAGGTGCGGGCGGTACTGGTATTCGACCACGGTTTCGAAGGGCGGCTGAAAAAGGAGGGGGCGGCACCCCTGGCCCTGATCCTGGACGGCAGCGACGCCAACTCGGCCGGAATCGTGCTGGGCTACGCCTCCTCGATCATCGGCGCCTACAACGCCGAAGAGCTGGCCCTTCGCCTGGCCCGGAGCGGGGTTGCCGCCCGGCCGGAGGGGGTGACGCTCCGCTCCCGGGCCTGGTTCAACCCCAACCTGGAAAGCCGGGTCTATTTCGTGCCGGCCGTCATCGCCATGCTGGTGATGGTGGTGACCATGCTCCTCTCCAGCATGGCCGTGGTGCGGGAGAAGGAGATCGGCACCATCGAACAGGTGGTGGTCACCCCCATCACCAAAGGGGAATTCATCCTCGGCAAGACGGTCCCCTTCATCCTGATGGGCTACGCCAATGTGATCATCGTGGCCTTCGTGGCGGTGCGCTGGTTCGACATCCCCATCCGGGGGAGCCTGGGGCTTCTGGCCTTCAGCACCGGCCTATTCCTCATGAGTTCCCTGGGGGCGGGGCTGTTGATCTCCACCGTCAGCAGCACCCAGCAGCAGGCCATGATGACCGCCTTCTTCGTCATCTTTCCCTGCATGCTGCTCTCCGGCTTCTCCTTCCCCATCGACAACATGCCGGTTGCGGTGCAGTACATCACCCTGATCAATCCCCTGCGTTATTACATGATCATCCTGCGTTCCATCTTTCTCAAGGGTGTGGGGATCGTGGTGCTCTGGCGGGAGCTGGCGGCCCTTACGGCCATCGGCGTCGTGGTGCTCATGGTGGCGGTGGGGCGTTTCAGAAAGACGGTGGGGTAA
- the hybA gene encoding hydrogenase 2 operon protein HybA, with protein MGKPSRRQFLKIMGATGAALLAGKKAAVANEGHKINNETIGMLYDATKCVGCKACMSACKRVNGDYGSLSYERAKFDTDGLWDAPEDLSGSTRTLIKLFKQSEQEWSYVKYSCMHCQKPSCVSVCPVAAMTRDPETGIVDYNKNTCIGCRYCQVACAYNIPKFQWDRAIPQIVKCDLCKNTNLPKKGISACAEVCPAGAIMFGKRKDLLEEAEKRLRENPGKYINHIYGANELGGTNHLYLASMQFNKLGLPTLKDEAPAEFSEKIQHTIYKGFIAPVALYSTLCFIALKNMKKHGGEEGGHDTNTDKGGHH; from the coding sequence ATGGGAAAACCGAGTAGACGCCAGTTCCTCAAAATCATGGGCGCCACCGGCGCGGCCCTGCTGGCCGGCAAGAAGGCTGCCGTGGCCAATGAGGGGCACAAGATCAACAATGAAACCATCGGCATGCTGTACGACGCCACCAAGTGCGTCGGCTGCAAAGCCTGCATGTCTGCCTGCAAGCGGGTCAACGGCGATTACGGCAGCCTCTCGTACGAGCGCGCCAAATTCGACACCGACGGCCTGTGGGATGCCCCCGAAGACCTGTCGGGGAGTACCCGCACCCTGATCAAGCTCTTCAAGCAGTCCGAACAGGAGTGGTCCTACGTCAAATACTCCTGCATGCACTGCCAGAAGCCGTCCTGCGTTTCGGTCTGCCCGGTTGCCGCCATGACGCGCGATCCGGAAACCGGCATCGTGGATTACAACAAGAATACCTGCATCGGCTGCCGCTACTGCCAGGTCGCCTGCGCCTACAACATCCCCAAATTCCAGTGGGACCGCGCAATCCCCCAGATCGTCAAATGCGATCTGTGCAAGAACACCAATCTGCCGAAGAAGGGGATCAGCGCCTGCGCCGAGGTCTGCCCGGCCGGCGCGATCATGTTCGGCAAACGCAAGGATCTCCTGGAAGAGGCAGAAAAACGGCTGCGGGAGAATCCGGGCAAGTACATCAACCACATCTATGGCGCAAACGAACTCGGCGGCACCAACCATCTCTATCTCGCCAGCATGCAGTTCAACAAACTGGGCCTGCCGACGCTCAAGGACGAGGCGCCCGCCGAATTTTCGGAAAAGATCCAGCACACCATCTACAAGGGCTTCATCGCCCCGGTGGCGCTCTACAGCACGCTCTGCTTCATCGCGTTGAAAAACATGAAAAAACACGGCGGGGAAGAGGGCGGGCATGACACCAATACCGACAAGGGGGGCCATCACTGA
- a CDS encoding hydrogenase small subunit: protein MTKEGLFPGVTRRDFMKTCMTVSAMLGLPYGMVTKVAQAAQKSDNRPAVIWLHFQECTGCSESLLRSTHPTVSNLILDMISLDYHETLMVGSGHQAEKSLTDSLLANKGNYILVVEGAIPTKDNGIYCKVHGKTALDSLKHAAEGAAAIISMGTCASYGGIQSVGPNPTGAVGVRDIVKDKPIINIPGCPPNPYNFLSTVLYYVTFKKLPELDQMGRPKFAFGRRIHEHCERRPHFDAGRFARAYGDEGHSQGYCLYKLGCKGPATYANCSVLRFNDVAVWPVSVGHPCIGCTEPDLLFKTAIADKVQIHEPTPFDSYAPIDLKEKGKGPDPLTTGVIGLAAGAAIGAGVMMAKRLPDGPEKGDDHGKTE from the coding sequence ATGACAAAAGAGGGCCTTTTCCCCGGCGTTACCCGTCGAGACTTCATGAAGACCTGCATGACCGTATCAGCCATGCTGGGGCTTCCCTACGGGATGGTTACCAAAGTTGCCCAAGCGGCCCAGAAGAGCGACAACAGGCCAGCAGTAATCTGGCTCCATTTCCAAGAGTGCACCGGTTGTTCGGAGTCACTGCTGCGTTCGACGCATCCAACCGTCTCCAACCTGATCCTCGACATGATCTCCCTGGACTACCACGAGACCCTCATGGTCGGCTCCGGACATCAGGCCGAAAAATCCCTGACCGACTCCTTGCTGGCCAACAAAGGAAACTATATCCTGGTCGTCGAGGGCGCCATCCCCACCAAGGACAACGGCATCTACTGCAAGGTCCACGGTAAAACGGCTCTGGATTCGCTGAAGCATGCCGCCGAGGGCGCTGCCGCCATCATCTCCATGGGCACCTGCGCCAGCTACGGCGGTATCCAATCCGTCGGCCCCAACCCCACCGGCGCCGTGGGGGTACGCGACATCGTCAAGGACAAGCCGATCATCAACATCCCCGGCTGCCCTCCCAACCCTTACAACTTCCTTTCGACCGTTCTCTACTACGTAACGTTCAAAAAGCTGCCCGAACTGGATCAGATGGGCCGCCCCAAATTCGCTTTCGGCCGCCGGATCCACGAGCACTGCGAACGCCGCCCCCATTTCGACGCCGGCCGTTTCGCCCGCGCCTACGGCGACGAGGGGCACAGCCAGGGGTACTGCCTCTACAAACTGGGCTGCAAGGGACCGGCCACCTATGCCAACTGTTCGGTGCTGCGCTTCAACGATGTGGCGGTCTGGCCGGTTTCCGTGGGGCACCCCTGCATCGGCTGCACCGAGCCGGACCTGCTTTTCAAAACCGCCATCGCCGACAAGGTTCAGATTCACGAACCGACGCCGTTCGATAGCTATGCTCCGATCGACCTGAAGGAAAAAGGCAAGGGTCCCGATCCTCTGACCACCGGCGTCATCGGTCTTGCCGCCGGCGCCGCCATCGGTGCGGGTGTCATGATGGCCAAGAGGCTGCCGGATGGTCCGGAGAAGGGAGATGACCATGGGAAAACCGAGTAG
- the hybB gene encoding Ni/Fe-hydrogenase cytochrome b subunit → MGHDEYQVHEAKILTPSFIVLLTLTLIGFALIALRFIKGIGAVSNMSDGYPWGIWITYDVATGTAIACGGYAMAILIYIRNRMHYHPMIRSAILTSMFGYGLAGFSVMVDVGRPWNAYNFFVPSKWQVNSAMFEVAVCVMAYTTVLIMEFLPAILTTLEKTEWKTLQHMLDLVYGRLGMERPERIGDRLDKVKELAAWARPRLDKVLIFIIVLGITLPTMHQSSLGSLLLIASTKLHPLWHTGFLPLLFLINCMYIGYSIAILESVLSCYAFKRPFETKELSGLARIIPFLTVIWLCVVIGDLAWRGQLGKALSFDFYSRFFLLEFCLIACGSLLLFSKRKRESVRWLFVSAALIVLGGALYRFNVYLIGFNPGKGWHYFPALAEVMITVGIVAFEILGYQVLVKILPVLPKLHTREQHAAGHPMGEKA, encoded by the coding sequence ATGGGACACGATGAGTACCAGGTACATGAAGCGAAGATCTTGACCCCCTCGTTCATAGTTCTTCTGACCTTGACCCTGATCGGGTTCGCCCTGATCGCGCTCCGCTTCATCAAGGGGATCGGCGCCGTATCCAACATGAGCGACGGCTACCCCTGGGGCATCTGGATCACCTACGACGTCGCCACCGGCACGGCCATCGCCTGCGGCGGCTACGCCATGGCGATCCTGATCTACATCCGCAACCGCATGCACTACCACCCCATGATCCGTTCCGCCATCCTGACCAGTATGTTCGGATACGGACTGGCCGGTTTTTCGGTCATGGTGGACGTGGGGCGCCCCTGGAACGCCTACAACTTCTTCGTTCCTTCCAAGTGGCAGGTAAACTCCGCCATGTTCGAAGTCGCCGTCTGCGTCATGGCCTACACCACGGTTCTGATCATGGAATTTCTGCCCGCCATCCTGACGACGCTGGAAAAGACCGAATGGAAGACCTTGCAGCATATGCTGGATCTGGTATACGGCCGCCTCGGCATGGAGCGTCCCGAACGGATCGGCGATCGGCTCGACAAGGTCAAGGAACTGGCGGCCTGGGCTCGCCCCCGGCTCGACAAGGTTCTGATCTTCATCATCGTCCTGGGCATCACCCTGCCGACCATGCACCAGTCGTCGCTCGGCTCGCTCCTTTTGATCGCATCGACCAAGCTGCACCCGCTGTGGCATACCGGCTTCCTGCCGCTCCTGTTCCTGATCAACTGCATGTATATCGGCTACTCCATCGCCATTCTGGAATCGGTCCTCTCATGCTACGCTTTCAAACGTCCCTTCGAGACCAAGGAGCTTTCGGGGCTGGCACGCATCATCCCCTTTCTGACGGTCATCTGGCTCTGCGTCGTCATCGGCGACCTGGCATGGCGCGGTCAACTGGGCAAAGCGCTCTCCTTCGACTTCTACTCGCGCTTCTTCCTGCTCGAGTTCTGCCTGATCGCCTGCGGCTCCCTGCTGTTGTTCAGCAAACGCAAACGGGAATCCGTCCGCTGGCTGTTCGTTTCAGCCGCCCTGATCGTGCTGGGCGGGGCGCTGTACCGTTTCAACGTCTATCTGATCGGTTTCAACCCCGGCAAAGGGTGGCATTACTTCCCGGCGCTGGCCGAAGTGATGATCACGGTCGGCATCGTTGCCTTCGAGATCCTGGGCTACCAGGTGCTGGTCAAGATTCTGCCGGTCCTGCCGAAACTGCACACCCGTGAACAGCACGCAGCAGGGCACCCCATGGGTGAAAAGGCGTAA